CCGATAACATTTTAAATCGACCGATTATTTTTGGCAGTACCATGTTCCGACGTTGCGTAACGGTCATTCGTAGGGGCGATTCATGAATCGCCCCTACGTCGGCGGACAATACCAATATGCCGTGAAAATGATTGGGCATCACCACCCATTCATCCAATTCAATTTCTGCCCGGATTTTCGCGGTTTGCAACCATTCATCAACAACAATCCGCCCCGCATCGCTTAACCGCATTTCGCCGTTCATGATTTCTCCGAACAGGCATTCCCGGTTCTGGGTGCAAATGGTGACGAAATAAGCCCCAGCCTGGGAATAATCGTATCCCTGTAACCGAATGGACCGGCGATTGCGTTGGGGCACGGATTGGGGCACGTCGCTGCATTGGGGCTCGGCACGTAAGGGCGATTCATGAATCGCCCCAACAGCGTGAAAATCGTGGCTCATACCGCCACCTCCCCGTTCATCAATTTGGGCAGGAGGAGGTCGCGGGCTTTGGCGAGAGAGGTATTCTGCCGCTTCAACAATTCCATCTGCTGGTGCAACGGCGATACCGTATCCTCGAACAATCGAAGAATCTTCTGCTCCGCGACCAGCATCGAACGGCTGTGGGCAAAATCGCGATTCAATCCGGGAACCGCAACATCCGTGCTGATGAAGGTCATTTGTTGCAGAGCGTAGTAGAGGAAGAAAGAGCAATGCCTTGAGTCGATGTAGTACACCGTATCGATAGGATGACAATCGTCCGGCGACCAGTACACGCTGCCAACATTGCCCTTGCGACCAACGATGATGGTTGGAGCGGATACGAACGCCTTTGTGTGGGTTCCAACAATCCCGCTTGATCCGTAAACCGGAAACGGCCCAGGAACGCGGTCGTCATTCTTCAGGGCTTTACCATATTTCAAGGGGGCGATTTCGCCCAAAGGCTTCTTCTCCCACCCATCCGGCACACCATCCACAATCTTGACGTGCTCGTGGCCTGGAAAACGAATGTGAACGAACCATTCCTTGTAGAGCAGCCGTGCCGCCTGCTCCAGCAAATGAATCCGGCGGCGGTTGTTTTCGATGAGGTTGTCGTAGGCAGAGAGGATGGAGATGATGCGTATTTGTTTTGAAAGAGAAGGAATTTGTATAGAAAATTTTCGCAAATCTCCAAGCAATAAGTTTTTTTGAGCAGCTCCAGATGCAGAATTAATAAGCCTAGTATTTTCTGATGCAAGTTTATAGTAGAGAAAATGTGGTTCTATCAGTTCTCGAATTGGTTTAAGTACAGCGACGCTTTTTTGGAATGTGGTTCTTGCTGTCTTGTCATCATCAGGTGCAATAGCAAGTCTACCGATTGTGCCACTATTGGTTAGTAAGATATCTCCAGGTTTTAGATCAGTCCGGCGATGTGTTTCTGCAAAATCAGATTGTAATATCTGTCGTGCATCATCGTAATTCAGCTTGCCATCTTTGACATCCTTGCAACTAATGAAGAAGAATCCGGATCCTTCTTCGTTTTTACAGTCTCCATGTTTGCCATCGGTGATGAGGCTACACAATTCGCCAAGGTTCCGATTGCTCAAAATCATACCCTCAGCTCCTCGGGAATCTTTTTGAACCCCGCGGCGTGGCGCATGAATTCTGCGCTCACTCCTTCCATTTCGGAAAATGTGCAACCCTCTTCATCAAAAAAGACGAAACAGCCTGTTTTACAATTTTTCATATCCCATCCTCCAGCACCTGTTTCCCTTTTTCGGTCAGTCGGTATTTCTGTGTCGGACTTTTCGGGGAGTCAGGCTGGGTCATTTCGATAAAATTACCAGTGAGGGCTGGGTCAAGGTAGTTTTTGGAAAACGTTACGCGATCTTTCAGGCCAGTGGCTTTCATCAGTTCGGCCCTGCTTACTTCTCCAATACAAACGGCCAGCAATTTTTTTACTTGCTGGGTTACTTGCTGGGTCGGTTGATGGGTGGTTGCCCCTGCATGTTCTTCAGGCCGCGCCTTCCGCGTGTCTGTCGATATGCGATGCGGTTCTGCCGGATAGACGGTGAAGCGCAGGCGCATGGCGATTTCTCGCACCAGTGGTGCGAGTTTTCCGTAGCTTGATAAGCCTCGTGAAACGCCTTCATCCGAGAGAGGTTGGATGCGGAAAAACCAACCATTCCAGGGAACTCTAGCAGCAAATCTCCAACCAGTGGTTGGACAATTTGCTTTGTCCCAACCCTCGGATGTTTTGCGTTTGACAATAATCCTCCCGATATCCCAGTACAGCCCAACCAATTGCTTGTTGACCGATTTCAGGGCCGCATACTGGGCCGAGCGAACCCGCTCCTTGATCTCCGTGAACGTCGTTGCGTAAGCTGCCGTTATTCCGCTCTCCCCCGGTTGCTTCAGGCTGGGTGTCTTCCCTGTTTCTTTCATATCCCCAGTTCCTCGAAGTTCTTCTTGATCGTCGCCGCGAGGCGAACGGCTTCGGTATTCAGATCCTCCAGCTCGACATGGATTTCCCGCAGGGCTTCCTCGAAGTCAAAGCCGTCCTCCTCCATTTCCGGGGCCACGCCCACATAGCGGCCAGGGGTCAGGCTCCAGTCATTGGCCGCGATCTCGGCCCGGTCCACCAGCTTGACCAGCCCCTCCACATCGCGGAGTTCCGCATCCGGGAAGCGTACGGTGAGCCAGTGGGCCTGTTTCCAGAAATAGCGGACCTGCTTGAGTTGTTCCACGGCCAGGGCGCGGGCTTCGTCAAGCGCCTTGATCCGTTTGCGGAGGTCGTTGGGGCGTATGCATGCGGGTGCACCCTCACCCCCGGCCCCTCTCCCAGGGGGAGAGGGAGGATTGGTTTGCCCGTTTGAGGGGTCGGATTGTGTCAGCCTGGAGGCCAGCTTGAACAGCATGTCGATCTGCTTGACCAGGTTCCGGCTGGTATCCGCCAGCGAGGAAAGCCGGTCTACGGCGGCTTTCAGTTTGCCGTTGGTGGTTTTCTGTTGTCCCCATGCCGTCTGTTGTTCGCCTATGGTCTTCCGGAAAGAATCCACGTCCGCCGTAAACAACGGGATGGCGTCATCCAATTCCTGTAGGGGCGATTCATGAATCGCCCCTACGCCCAGGGTCTTGATGAATGGTTCAACCGCATCACGCAGCGTGGCCAGCATGTCCGTGAAATCCGGTAGGGGTGACCGGCCGGTCGCGCCGACTACGACGTTGAAACATGCCGCAGCCTCGTCCAGCATACGTCGGCAATATTCGGCTACAAGCTCGAGGTAGCGTTCGGTCTCGCCCCGGTAGAGCCAGACAATGGCCAAGAGGTTTCGCTCTTGCTCTGGCGAAAAATCAAAAATCTTGCGCGTGACCTTGCGGTAGATGTTCCTGGCGTCGACCATCAGCACCTTGTCGCTGTGCGCTTCGGGCTTGGCGCGATTGAGAAACCAGAGTTCGCAAGGGACGGTTCGGGTGTAGAAAAAGTTCGAACGAATAGCGATCATGATGTCCACGTCGCCGGTCTCGATCAGCTTTTGGCGGACCTTGGCTTCGTCGCGACCGGCGCTGGAGGCCTGGGAGGACATCACGAACCCGGCCCGGCCTTGCTCGTTCAGGTAGCTGTAGAAGTAGCTGATCCAGATGTAGTTGCCGTTGGAGACCTTGCCCTTCTTGTTCACTCCGGGCAGGCCGAAGGGCAGGCGGGGGTCGGTCTTGACCTTATCCGCGTCGATTTCGTCCACGTTGAAGGGCGGGTTGGCCATGACGTAATCGGCCTTGCCCAGCAGCTCGTGCGGGTCCTCGTAGTAGGTGATGGCTCGCTGGATGTCGCCTTCAAGGCCGTGCACGGCCAGGTTCATCTTGGCCAGACGGATGGTGGTGGCGTTTTTTTCCAGGCCGTAAAAGGTCAGCCTGTCCACCGGGTTCTGCCCCTGTTCCTCCACGATGCGGGCGCTCTGCACGAACATGCCGCCGCTGCCGCTGGCCGGATCGAGCAGACTGCCGCCTTGCGGGTCGATGACGTGGGCAATGAGGGAGACCAGAGACACCGGAGTGAAGAATTCGCCGCCGTCGTGGGCCTTCTGGTCCGCGAACTGGGTCAGGAAGTATTCGTAGATCCGCCCGAACACGTCCCCGGAGACCCGCTTCAGCTCTTCCGGGTTCAGGGTGCGCAGCAGCTGCCCGAGGACGGGATTGCTCAGCTCCTGATATTCGCTTTTGGGGAGGACGCCGCGCAGGCTTTCGTAATCGGCCTCGATGGATTCCATGGCCTCGATGATGGCCTTGGCCCGGTCGTCTCCGTCGGACAGAGCGACAAGGGAGTCGAACTGGGCTTCAGGTCGGAGGTAAATGGAGCTTTTCTG
This is a stretch of genomic DNA from Desulfonatronum thioautotrophicum. It encodes these proteins:
- a CDS encoding transposase translates to MSHDFHAVGAIHESPLRAEPQCSDVPQSVPQRNRRSIRLQGYDYSQAGAYFVTICTQNRECLFGEIMNGEMRLSDAGRIVVDEWLQTAKIRAEIELDEWVVMPNHFHGILVLSADVGAIHESPLRMTVTQRRNMVLPKIIGRFKMLSAKRVNALRDTAGAKLWQRNYWEHIVRNEPELNRIREYIHNNPAQWKSDQLYGHGVSRPNEIREPITVYGMEVWMV
- a CDS encoding restriction endonuclease subunit S, with the translated sequence MILSNRNLGELCSLITDGKHGDCKNEEGSGFFFISCKDVKDGKLNYDDARQILQSDFAETHRRTDLKPGDILLTNSGTIGRLAIAPDDDKTARTTFQKSVAVLKPIRELIEPHFLYYKLASENTRLINSASGAAQKNLLLGDLRKFSIQIPSLSKQIRIISILSAYDNLIENNRRRIHLLEQAARLLYKEWFVHIRFPGHEHVKIVDGVPDGWEKKPLGEIAPLKYGKALKNDDRVPGPFPVYGSSGIVGTHTKAFVSAPTIIVGRKGNVGSVYWSPDDCHPIDTVYYIDSRHCSFFLYYALQQMTFISTDVAVPGLNRDFAHSRSMLVAEQKILRLFEDTVSPLHQQMELLKRQNTSLAKARDLLLPKLMNGEVAV
- a CDS encoding Fic family protein; the encoded protein is MKETGKTPSLKQPGESGITAAYATTFTEIKERVRSAQYAALKSVNKQLVGLYWDIGRIIVKRKTSEGWDKANCPTTGWRFAARVPWNGWFFRIQPLSDEGVSRGLSSYGKLAPLVREIAMRLRFTVYPAEPHRISTDTRKARPEEHAGATTHQPTQQVTQQVKKLLAVCIGEVSRAELMKATGLKDRVTFSKNYLDPALTGNFIEMTQPDSPKSPTQKYRLTEKGKQVLEDGI
- a CDS encoding type I restriction-modification system subunit M — translated: MAQLEHIEAIEKRLWSAADMLRANSNYASNEYFLPVMGLIFLRHAYSRFLAVKDAIEANLPTRGGKTRALTKEDFSQKSSIYLRPEAQFDSLVALSDGDDRAKAIIEAMESIEADYESLRGVLPKSEYQELSNPVLGQLLRTLNPEELKRVSGDVFGRIYEYFLTQFADQKAHDGGEFFTPVSLVSLIAHVIDPQGGSLLDPASGSGGMFVQSARIVEEQGQNPVDRLTFYGLEKNATTIRLAKMNLAVHGLEGDIQRAITYYEDPHELLGKADYVMANPPFNVDEIDADKVKTDPRLPFGLPGVNKKGKVSNGNYIWISYFYSYLNEQGRAGFVMSSQASSAGRDEAKVRQKLIETGDVDIMIAIRSNFFYTRTVPCELWFLNRAKPEAHSDKVLMVDARNIYRKVTRKIFDFSPEQERNLLAIVWLYRGETERYLELVAEYCRRMLDEAAACFNVVVGATGRSPLPDFTDMLATLRDAVEPFIKTLGVGAIHESPLQELDDAIPLFTADVDSFRKTIGEQQTAWGQQKTTNGKLKAAVDRLSSLADTSRNLVKQIDMLFKLASRLTQSDPSNGQTNPPSPPGRGAGGEGAPACIRPNDLRKRIKALDEARALAVEQLKQVRYFWKQAHWLTVRFPDAELRDVEGLVKLVDRAEIAANDWSLTPGRYVGVAPEMEEDGFDFEEALREIHVELEDLNTEAVRLAATIKKNFEELGI